In Mycoplasmopsis synoviae ATCC 25204, the sequence TTTATTTTTTGGTTATTTGCTTTAAATTTACCGAAATTATTTTTGAGCTTAATAATTTCGTAAATCGCATTATTAAAATAAATATCTTTAACTACTAAATTAATAAAACCTGGAGCCATAAAATCTACTCTTTCGTATAGATCTTCTTGTAGAAGCTCACTTTGGATATTTTTAGCTAGTTCTATAGGATTAGTTTTTAAGCTTTTAGCTAGAGTAAAAGCTATATTTGTTGAATAGTGATAAAAGATATTATTAGGATTAAATTTTTCTGGAATATTAGGTTGGCTAATATTAAAATTAATTTCATCAAGATCAAATTCTGGCAGAATTTCTTTTGCTTGAAGTTTGGTTAGTGAATTTAAAATTGAGTTTTTAATCTGTGAATAAAGAGTCATTTAGATAAATTGATCCTTGATAAAATAATAAATAATTATATGTTGTATGATTATATAAAAATGTTTTAAATATTAAAACACTTTTCTAAATAATATTATGCTTAAAATTTATGTCTGCGGCCCTACAGTTTATGATGAGCTTCATATTGGAAATATGCGGCCAATTTTAACTTTTGATTTAATGCTAAAAGCCGCTAGATATCTAAAAAAAGATTTCATCTTTATTCATAATATAACCGATATCGATGACAAGATAATTTTTAAAGCTAAAGAGCAAAATATTTCAGAAAAAGAGCTTGCACAAAAGTATTCGCAAAAATATTTAAATCACTTAAAAACTTTTAGCGTAGATACTATTACAAAGCTTGAATACGTAACTAAAAATTTAGAGTATATTGAATCGTTTTTAGATAAGCTTTACAAAAGAGATAACGCTTATTTAATAGAAAATAGCGGCTTATATTTTAACGTTGAAAAAAATTTAAATAATTACGGAAAAATTTCAAATCAAAATCTTGATGATATGCATTTTGATTTTGATTTAAATTCAAAACTGCAAAAATATAATAAAGCTGATTTTGCACTTTGAAAAAATACATCAGAGGGAATTAAATTTGATTCTAAATTTGGTCAAGGCCGTCCTGGATGACACACAGAATGTGTAGCGTTAATTGAAAAAAATTTTGGTGATTCTCAACTTGATATTCATGGTGGTGGAGTTGATTTAATTTTTCCTCATCACGAAAATGAAAATATTCAATATCAAGCGCTTTATCAAAAAGATATAACCAAAAAATGACTAAGAAGCGGACAGATTAATTTAAATAATGAAAAGATGTCAAAATCGCTTCAAAATATAATTTCAGTTGATGCGTTTCTAGAAAATAATTCAGGTAATACTTTGAAATTTATTTTTTTAATGTCTTCGCTAACAGCAAATATTAACTTAAATGAAAACTTAATTTCAGATGCTTCAAATTTAGATAAAAAATTAACAAAACTTTCATTTTTAGCTAAAGTTAATAATTTAGAAATAAAGCCTTACGATGTTTCAAAAGAAATGAAATTTCTTTTTGAATTATCATTTTCAAAATTTATGTTTGAAGTAAATGCGCTTTTAAAGAACGCAAACAAAAATGATCTAGAGGCATTAAATAAACTTTTATTTTTATTTAACACGCTAGGATTTAGTTACGATAAATTAGATTTTTCAAGTGAAATACAAACGTATAAAAAATGAAAAGCAGCGCTAGAGTTAAAAGACTATAAAAGCGCTGATTTACTTAGAGAAGATCTACTTAAAAAGAACTTAATTTAGGAAAAATAAGCTTAACTATCATGGCAAAATTATTTATAGGTGGAAAAAATTCAACCCTTGATGCGATTGAAAGTAAATTAAATTTAAAAAGAATTTACCTTTCTAAAAAAGAAAATTTAAAGTATTTTAAAAATACTAATTTTAAAGTTGAAATTCTTTCAAATTTAGAGCTTTCAAAGTTAACTAATAACGCTAACCATCAAGGCTTTGTAGCTGAGCTTGATTTCACCTATAGCGATATTAATAAAATCTATGAATCTAAACCTAAAATAGTTTTAGTTTTAGATCATATCATGGACACTTATAATCTAGGAGCTATTATTAGAAGTGCAAACGCTGCTGGAATTAAAGATATCGTTATGCCAAAAGAAAATTGTGCCGATATTACCTCTAATGTATTAAAGGTATCAAGCGGCGGCTTTATTGGTATTAATTTTTATAAAGTTTCTTCTTTAAATGCTTTTTTAAATAAACTGAAAAAACATAGCTATTGAATTTACGGAAGCATGCTTGATAAAAATTCAACTAGTTACTACAGTGCTAAATACAATTTTCCAATGGCTTTTATACTTGGTAATGAAGAAAAAGGAATATCAAAAAGCGCTCTTGTAGAAGTTGATGAAAAAATTCACATTCCTCAAAGCGGAAGCGTTGAGTCACTTAATGTTTCCGTAGCTGCTGGAATACTGCTTTTTGATATAAAACATAAAGTTAATGAATAAAATAAATATCAAAAAATGAAATAGTGAAATAAAATCATTTTTTAATATTAATTTAGGCGCAACAACAATTAGAAAAAACAAAATAATAAATTTATTTTTAAATAAAAATTTAAATCGCATTCATGGACTAAAAATTCAAATTATAAATTTAATCGGTAATAAAATTCATAGCGCTGATGAAATTTATAATATTATTTTATCTTGTGTTATTGATAGCGTTAATAACTACATAAAACAAAATATTAGTTATAAATTTGAAGCATTTTTTTGAACTGATTTAAAATTTAAAACGCTAACAAAGCTTAATAAATTTGCAAACTCGCAACAAAAATTTGAATATAAAATTTCAAATTCGCAAGTTAATCTCAAAAACTTAAAATCAAAAATAACGCTAGCTAATAGCGAAGTGTTTTTAGATTCGCAAATTAGTCAAAAACTAGAAAAAATTAGGCCAACGTTAACCGAAAATGAAACTAGGTTTTTAACGCTATATAAACAAAATAAAGCACATTTATATTATTCGGGCTTTATGCAAAATCGCTTAATATCGCAGCTAAAAGCAAAACTAGAATCTAGCTAGAATTATTAACTTTTAATATATAATATAAAAAATGAAAAATGACAAGAAAATTTTCTTGGCTTGCAGTGAATGTAGAGTTAAAAACTACACAACAAATAAAACTCTAAATGTAGAAAAAAGAGTTGCAATTAATAAGTATTGTCCGAAGTGTAAAAAACACAATTTACATAAAGAAGAACTATAAATAATGAAAAAATTTCCTTTATTTGAAAAAATAAAAAATAGACAAAAAAAATACTATCTTAGAAAAGTTGCAAAAGAAGTCAAAAGAGTAAAATGACCTACTGCAAAAACTAATTGAACTACTTTTTTTCAAATAATTGTATTTACAATTTTATTTTCAACATTTGTATTTGTTGTTACATTAATTTTTACCGCAATTTGAAGAGCAGGGGGCTTAAATATTTAGTATGCAAAATTCAAAATTTCGTTGATATTTAATTTCAACTATTACCGGAAAAGAAGCCGTGATAGTAGAAGCTTTAAAAAATAGAATTAAATCAGAAAACATAGAGCAATTTTTTGATTTTAGCGCAACTGAAGATGGACCTTTTAAAGTCTTTAAAGTTCCTAGCATAACCAAAACTGAGCTAAATAAAAAACAAAAAGGGCTAGCATATAAAGTAAAATGAAAAAATATGTTTCCTGGATATATTTTTGTTAAAGCTGACATGCAAGATTTAGTGTGATATATTATCCGTAATACCTTGCAAGTTACTGGAATTATCGGTTCTGGTGGTGGGGGAGAAAAACCAACTCCTGTTTCACAAAATCAAATTAGAAAATCACTTGAAAAAGAAGAAGAAGCTAAAAAATTATTTGAAGAAAATAAAAACCTTCTTAATTTAAAAGTTGGTGATTTAGTGCTTATAACCGATGGTAACTGAGTTGGAAATGAAGCCGTTATTGAAAAAATAATCGTAGAAGATAATATGGCTGAAATTTCATTTGAAGATTTCAATAAAAAAGTTGAATTCAAAATTAATTTAGACTGACTAACACGTATAGAACGTAATTAAATTATGTTATTTTTTATTTTTTTGAGTTAAAATGAACTATCAATCATATTCGGACACAATCTGCGCTATATCTTCAGGAAATAATATCAACCAGCCGATATCTATAATTAGAATTTCCGGAAAAAATGCCCAAAGCATAGTCTCAAAGATCTTTAGCGGAAAAGTTGGAGAAAATAAAACTATTACATATGGTTTTATTAAAGAAAATTCCGAAATAGTCGATGAAGTTTTAGTAAGCTGATTTTTAGGTGAGCCCCAAGGTGATATCACCGTATATAACAATTACGTCGGAGAGCCTTTAATTGAAATAAACGCTCACGGCGGAATGGTAGTTACTAATAAAATCTTAGAGCTATTAATTAGCAATGGCGCAAGGCTAGCTGAGCCTGGCGAATTTACCCGAAGAGCTTTTTTAAATGGAAAGCTTGATCTTTCAAAAGCTGATGCTATTCATAATTTGATAATGTCAAAAACTAGACTTCAAGCTAGAAACGAAGCATCAAAACTTAAAGGCTCAGCAAGTAAAGTTATAAAAGATCTTTTAAAAGAGCTTTCTTTATTGATAGGAAGCATAGAAGTCGGAATTGACTATCCGGAATATATCGATGACTACGAAGAAGATCTAAAAGCTAATTCAAAAGAAGATATAAATTTAACTAGAATTAATAAATTAATTGCTAGGCTAGAAAAAATAGTTAAAAGCTCTGAAACTGCGCTTAATTATTTTGAAGGAATTAAGCTTGCGATAGTTGGAAAGCCCAATGTCGGCAAATCTTCGCTGCTTAATGCCATGCTTAAAGAAGATAAAGCCATAGTAACTAATGTAGCCGGAACAACTAGAGATATCGTTGAAGGGATTTATTATTTAGATAATTTTATTTTCAAAATAATAGATACTGCCGGAATTAGAAAAACTAGGCAAGAAATAGAAAAAATAGGTATCGAAAGATCTTATAAAGCAATACTAGATGCTGATATAGTTCTGCATTTATTTGATAATTTAAATTCAGAAGATGAATTTGATTTAGATATTAAGAAAATAGTTCAAGAAAACAATAAAAACTACATAAAAGTAGTTAATAAAAGCGATTTAAAATCTGATATTAAATGAAGCGATGATTTTATTAAAATATCAGCAAAAAATAATGACATTAAAAATTTAGAAGATCATTTACTAAAGATATATTCTGGCTTTGATTTTAATAGTGAAGATATTTTCGCAACAGCTAGGCAGATAAAATTATTTAAAGAATCGCTTGAATATGCCTACGCTGCAAGAGAAGAAATTAAAAACCAATTAACTTATATAACAGCAATAGTTGACTTAAATAATTTATTCGATACTTTGCAACTTATAATTGGAAATTCAAATAGAGAAGACTTACTTGATGAAATGTTTAAAAACTTCTGCTTAGGAAAATAATGGCTAAAAAAAGATC encodes:
- a CDS encoding class I tRNA ligase family protein; translation: MLKIYVCGPTVYDELHIGNMRPILTFDLMLKAARYLKKDFIFIHNITDIDDKIIFKAKEQNISEKELAQKYSQKYLNHLKTFSVDTITKLEYVTKNLEYIESFLDKLYKRDNAYLIENSGLYFNVEKNLNNYGKISNQNLDDMHFDFDLNSKLQKYNKADFALWKNTSEGIKFDSKFGQGRPGWHTECVALIEKNFGDSQLDIHGGGVDLIFPHHENENIQYQALYQKDITKKWLRSGQINLNNEKMSKSLQNIISVDAFLENNSGNTLKFIFLMSSLTANINLNENLISDASNLDKKLTKLSFLAKVNNLEIKPYDVSKEMKFLFELSFSKFMFEVNALLKNANKNDLEALNKLLFLFNTLGFSYDKLDFSSEIQTYKKWKAALELKDYKSADLLREDLLKKNLI
- the rlmB gene encoding 23S rRNA (guanosine(2251)-2'-O)-methyltransferase RlmB codes for the protein MAKLFIGGKNSTLDAIESKLNLKRIYLSKKENLKYFKNTNFKVEILSNLELSKLTNNANHQGFVAELDFTYSDINKIYESKPKIVLVLDHIMDTYNLGAIIRSANAAGIKDIVMPKENCADITSNVLKVSSGGFIGINFYKVSSLNAFLNKLKKHSYWIYGSMLDKNSTSYYSAKYNFPMAFILGNEEKGISKSALVEVDEKIHIPQSGSVESLNVSVAAGILLFDIKHKVNE
- the rpmG gene encoding 50S ribosomal protein L33; amino-acid sequence: MKNDKKIFLACSECRVKNYTTNKTLNVEKRVAINKYCPKCKKHNLHKEEL
- the secE gene encoding preprotein translocase subunit SecE translates to MKKFPLFEKIKNRQKKYYLRKVAKEVKRVKWPTAKTNWTTFFQIIVFTILFSTFVFVVTLIFTAIWRAGGLNI
- the nusG gene encoding transcription termination/antitermination protein NusG; translation: MQNSKFRWYLISTITGKEAVIVEALKNRIKSENIEQFFDFSATEDGPFKVFKVPSITKTELNKKQKGLAYKVKWKNMFPGYIFVKADMQDLVWYIIRNTLQVTGIIGSGGGGEKPTPVSQNQIRKSLEKEEEAKKLFEENKNLLNLKVGDLVLITDGNWVGNEAVIEKIIVEDNMAEISFEDFNKKVEFKINLDWLTRIERN
- the mnmE gene encoding tRNA uridine-5-carboxymethylaminomethyl(34) synthesis GTPase MnmE, producing MNYQSYSDTICAISSGNNINQPISIIRISGKNAQSIVSKIFSGKVGENKTITYGFIKENSEIVDEVLVSWFLGEPQGDITVYNNYVGEPLIEINAHGGMVVTNKILELLISNGARLAEPGEFTRRAFLNGKLDLSKADAIHNLIMSKTRLQARNEASKLKGSASKVIKDLLKELSLLIGSIEVGIDYPEYIDDYEEDLKANSKEDINLTRINKLIARLEKIVKSSETALNYFEGIKLAIVGKPNVGKSSLLNAMLKEDKAIVTNVAGTTRDIVEGIYYLDNFIFKIIDTAGIRKTRQEIEKIGIERSYKAILDADIVLHLFDNLNSEDEFDLDIKKIVQENNKNYIKVVNKSDLKSDIKWSDDFIKISAKNNDIKNLEDHLLKIYSGFDFNSEDIFATARQIKLFKESLEYAYAAREEIKNQLTYITAIVDLNNLFDTLQLIIGNSNREDLLDEMFKNFCLGK